One Ranitomeya imitator isolate aRanImi1 chromosome 1, aRanImi1.pri, whole genome shotgun sequence DNA window includes the following coding sequences:
- the LOC138657508 gene encoding uncharacterized protein — protein MDGSLCPASAEPSATPATGEKSAPKAAIKKKCPVCSTKFPLNWDKRLCQPCTDKIVKAEQPSLLDEIRSLVKQEVQSSLAAFTTPPPPPPPPHSPAKKRKIQAVESDSDSDLSHTSSVGWEDPVSPKAEVRKYLFSSDYIEDLVSAVRNTMGLEEEYEPQSVQDQMFGGLRSEKRVGFPVHANIVSMVNQEWGGKGKTGRWSYAKASHPWIVRFIRATQRLRPTIRQLTPPWDLNLVLRSLCKGSYALGENMPISIRTRKTTFLVAITTAKRVGEIQALCTRDSRLGRIV, from the exons atggatggttccttgtgccctgcatctgcggagcccagcgctacccctgctaca ggagagaagtctgcccctaaagccgctattaaaaagaagtgcccagtctgttctactaaattccctcttaactgggacaaaagactctgccagccatgtactgacaagattgtaaaagctgagcaaccatctctgctggatgaaattcgctccttagtaaaacaggaggtgcaatcttcgttagcagcttttactactcctccacctccacctccgccgccgcattccccagctaaaaagagaaaaattcaggcggtcgaatcagactctgattcagacctctcccatacttcatctgtgggctgggaagatcctgtatcacctaaagctgaggtcaggaaatacctcttttcctcagattacattgaggatttagtatctgctgtccgtaatactatgggcctagaagaggaatatgagccacagtccgtacaggatcagatgtttggcggactcagatcggagaaaagagtggggttcccggtgcacgctaacattGTTAGTATGGTTAATCAGGAATGGggagggaaaggcaaaaccggcaggtggagttacgccaaag CATCTCACCCGTGGATAGTAAGGTTCATTCGAGCTACTCAGAGGCTGCGCCCCACCATTAGGCAGTTGACTCcaccttgggaccttaatctggtcctcaggTCCTTGTGTAAGGGATCATACGCTCTGGGCGAGAATATGCCTATATCAATTCGCACACGGAAAACTACGTTCTTAGTAGCGATCACCACGGCTAAGAGGGTGGGGGAGATCCAagccctatgtaccagagactccagATTAGGGAGGATAGTTTAA